The genomic stretch AGGCTGTACAGCACAAATGGAGtttgtaaaaatatgaaagtaaTATCTTCACATTCCATCTAAGGggagctttgggttttgttttattgttgttgttgcttttctcCTTGTTGGAAATAGTTGTAGAAATCAGGGTTTACTCctgcttgggttttttttgttgttgttttttactcCTGCTTGGGTTTTAATTGATATTCAGTTACTACTTGATACTTGGCTGTTATTTTTACGCATTTTGCAGAAAGTAAAGCTGAGATCCCgggagaggggaggtgggcaAGTGGCATGAGCTCTCTGCAGAAGGCAGCAGTTTGAAATCACTCCTTTGACTTAGTTCCAGAGCCATGACCCATCTCATATGCATGTCTTGTTTTCCTAAGCCTTTGTTTCACACCTGTGTTTTCAGGGAAGTGGGAGTGTCCTTGGCATCAGTGTGACATCTGCGGAAAGGAAGCAGCCTCCTTCTGTGAGATGTGTCCCAGCTCCTTTTGTAAGCAGCATCGGGAAGGGATGCTCTTTATCTCCAAACTGGATGGGCGTCTGTCTTGTACTGAGCATGACCCCTGTGGGCCCAACCCTCTGGAACCTGGGGAGATCCGTGAGTATGTACCTCCTACAGTACCGCTGCCTCCAGGCCCAAGCACTCACCTGGCAGAGCAATCATCAGGAGTAGCTGCTCAGGGGCCCAAGATGTCGGACAAGCCATCTGCTGACACCAACCAGACGCTGTCGCTGTCCAAAAAAGCTCTGGCAGGGACTTGTCAGAGGCCACCGCTGCCTGAAAGGCCTCCTGATAGAACTGACTCCAGGCCCCAGCCTGTAGATAGGGTCAGGGACCTTGCTGGGTCAGGGACCAAATCCCAATCCTTGGTATCCAGCCAGAAGCCATTGGACAGGCCACCTGCAATGGCAGGACCAAGACCCCAACTATCTGACAGACCCTCTCCAGTGACCGGCCCAAGCTCCTCACCCTCAGTCAGGTCACAACCACTGGAAAGACCTCTGGGGACAGCTGACCCAAGGCTGGATAAATCCATAGGTGCTGCCAGCCCAAGGCCCCAGTCACTGGAGAAAACCCCTGTCCCTACTGGCCTGAGACTTCCACAGCCAGACAAACTGCTAGTCACCAGCAGTCCCAAACCCCAGACTGCAGACAGGCCCCCCGACAAATCCCATGCCTCTTTGTCCCAGAGACTCCCACCTCCTGACAAAGTACTGTCAGCTGTGGTCCAGACCCTGGTAGCTAAAGAAAAAGCACTGAGGCCTGTGGACCAGAATACTCAGTCAAAAAATAGAGCTGCTTTGGTGATGGATCTCATAGACCTAACTCCTCGCCAGAAGGAACGGGCAGCTTCTCCCCATGAGATCACACCACAGGTTGATGAGAAGATGCCAGTGTTGGAGTCGAGTTCGTGGCCTGCCAGCAAAGGTCTGGGACAGATGTCACGAGCCATTGAGAGAGGCATTGTGTCAGATCCTGTCCTTCAGCCACCGGGCAAAGCAGCGGCCCCTTCAGAGCACTCCTGGCAAGCTGTTAAATCACTCACCCAGGCCAGACTTCTTTCTCAGCCCCCTGCCAAGGCTTTTTTGTATGAGCCAGCAACTCAGGCCTCAGGAAGAGCACCTGCAGGGGCTGAGCAGACCCCAGGGCCTCCCAGCCAAGCACCAGGCCTGGTGAAGCAGGTGAAGCAGATGGCCGGAGGCCAGCAACTACCTGGACTTGCTGCCAAGAGTGGGCAGTCCTTCAGGCCTCTTGGGAAGGCCCCATCCTCCCTCTCCACTGAAGAGAAGAAGTTGGCAACCACAGAGCAGAGTCCCTGGGCCTTGGGCAAGGCCTCACCAGGGCCAGGGCTCTGGCCCATGGTGGCTGGACAGACACTGGCACAGTCTTGCTGGTCCTCTGGGAGCACACAGACATTGGCACAGACTTGCTGGTCTCTTGGAAGAGGGCAAGACCCTAAATCAGAGCAAAATACCCTTCCAGCTCTTAACCAGGCTCCTTCCAGTCACAAGTGTGCAGAGTCAGAACAGAAATAATACCGGTAAATGCCACATGACCAGACCAGCTGCCCCCAGGGTTCTTGGGGAAGGGAAAaatcttctttttccctcttaaaaAACAGACCCCCAACACTTTGCCACTGTTATTCTCTCCTTATATCCCAACATTCAGAACTCTTGCGACGTTAGCCAGTGGGGGCTTGTGGTTGTGTGAACCATGTATGGAAATCCAACTGGGCCCCAGCCAAGGAGACAGACAGACTCGGGTCTCTTTCCCCCAACCTTTACTCATGGTGAACTTGAAATAAAAAGTCCACTCTGGAGTCAAGCATGGGATTCAATTCCGCTGGTCAGGTTGAAGGTAGAGGGGCTCTCAAAGCTATTTCTCTAGCCCTACCAAGCCCCACTGAGGGTACCTGATGAACCCTTGGGAGGAACTGATACCCATTCAAATCGGTGGTGATTTCTTAAACATTCATGTGTGCTAGGCCTGGTGCTAGTCACTGGCAGGAGATACAGAGATAAGTAAGACCTGATCCCTGTGAGCCTAACATGCTTGCCTGGGTTCCcaggttatttttaaagaacctttGACCAGGAAATAACAGGATGTTTGAGGGGCCCTGGGACTCCGGGCTCATTTTGTCATGTCCTTTGTGGCCCCGGAAGTGGTTGTTTTGAGTGTCTCCTGGTCaggtgtgcctgtgtgtatgtgcatgtgtgcacactcATGCGGAGGTCTCCTCTATAGGCAGGTAGAGCCTGTTGGCTGGGcagcctctgctgctgctgtCTGGGCTCTGGAGAGTCTAAAGATCTGTCCTTGGTGGAGCAGTTGGTTGGGGGGCTGGGCTCTGTGAGGACACAGCTTTCCCTCAGTGTAAGAAAGCAATTGGCAAGCTTACCTTTCTTTTCTACAGATTTTCCTCCTTTTACATCAACCCACCCCATGCCTGTCCCCCAAACACTCAGGTGCTTTCAGATTTCAGAGTCTCGGGCAGTAGACCTAGGGAATCTCTGGCAAGCTCTGGGCTAGATCCACCACCAGCTCAGGGAGAGTGCCAGATCCTGGCAAGAAATTACTTCTCTCCTGATCCTTTGCCCTCCTACCTGAATGGAGGGAGTCTTCTTCACTAGTGGATTCTACCACCCTCTCCCTGAGAAATGCTGTGCTCTGTATTGAGAGCACCTGCCTGCTGACTTAGCTCAAAGGCAAGCCAGAACCCTTCCCCATGACTGGCAAGATGTGGCGTTTAGAGCAATGTCCAGTCCAAGAGATGACTCCTCATAACTGCTGATTATCTGTTACTGCTGCCCTGAGCTGGGGCCCAAGGGCTGGGAAATCTGTTGGTGCTACCCTGCCCTACCATTCACCCAGCTCACTGACTGCCAACAGGAAGTGCTGTTTGGCCAGTTCCTTCTCATTCACCTACCCCCTCTTTGTCCCTAGACCAAACATGTTTACCTCTCTGCTTTGCCAACTTAGCCAGCAGCTTTAGCCAACAGGCCATCTCCTGGCCCCAAGGTCTCCTGGCCATTTCTGTCTCAGTTATGGCTTTTACACCCTCAACAGGATTCTGTATTTTGTCCCAATTTCCTCCTCCTGAGTTTCTATTGAGGTTACTCCCATACTTCTAAGGAGGGAACAACTGTTGTTATAGAAGCATTTGCGCTTtatataaagatttaaaaaagaatttgcttttatttcccaaaGTCTGTCTCTGGGGTTGAGACATTTGAACTCAGGCAGAGGCAtgaggctgggcagggctgccCTGAGATTAGGGGCCTATTCTTGCATCTCACTTAGACCTCGGACTCTCCTCTGTAAATTCCACCTGCCTAGTTCTCCTGTCATCCTGTCTCTCTTCCCACATCATCAGAGAGGAAAAGCTCTTTGTTttagaggaagagaaaacaaagcatcttattttcttttaaaaaaattttaaaccatggaaaagatatttttaaagaaatccacCCAGAACATTAAAGTTCATTATATTAAGTATTTATCATGTGTGAGAATAATAAGTATATAACTGCAGCTAGTAGGTCCCTTTCCCTAATCTCTTAGGTTGTATGAGTAGGATTTGCTTGGTGCCAGTCCTGTGCCCTCTTTTTCTCCTGTCATCTGTAGTTGTGATCAGAAAAAGATATCCGCACTGCGCTGTCAGAATCTCTTTCCACTGTGTTGTGTGTTAAATTACCGTAGCTCTTTGTTTCATGAAATAAACTGTGAattttgttggggggggggggatgtgcaggctatgtaaaatttttaagtgGAGAAGTTAGATCCTGAAGGAGCTTCTCTGATGTAGGCTTTGGTAGGTAATTGACTTGACAGCCACTCTAGATATGTCTCACAGGACAGGAAGGAGTGAGGGAAAGGTGGGCCACTTTGtggttttgtttcagttttttccatTCTCCCTATTCACTGGAAAGCTTCCTTCCAGACCTGCGTAGGAAACAGCTTCTGAagctgtttatttattaaatggatGAACAGCCAGCCGGGCTTTCATGAGGGCCATTTTAAGACTCTCTTAGGTTGATTGGAAATTAGATGTTCAACTCTCAGGCCCACTGATAGCATTTGATACTAGATTGTTAACATCATGAAAGCAGTCACTATACAATTAGAAGCAGAGTCGGAAGGACTTTTGGGAAGTGAGACTCTTGCATGACCCATTGGGGTAGGTGACCTTGCCATCCTTTGGGGATTCTCCTGGAACCTATACTGAGACCTTTTCTCCAGGGGGTGTGACTTGGCAGTTAAAAGGAAATCTTTACTCTTAGAAACTCCTGATCTTTGTGTAGGATGGTATTTTGGCATTTGGCCAAGTGCTTGTAAATCAGGATCTCAATAGAGCGTCTGCCTCTAAGCCAGTTCCCCAGGAAGCCTTTCTGAGGGGGAAGCCATAGCTTCCATAGGTAGTTAGAGAACTAACACCTGTCCTAGCCCTGTTAAGTCagaaaaaattatggaaagtgTTGAAATTTGAATTCAAAGCCTCATTTGCTTCTCTACTGGAGCAAACCCATTCTAATAGCAAAATAGTTGTCATTGCTACAAAAACATCCAAGTTTTTAAATGTCTGCTTCCCCCTGAAGTTACTGAGTTTGAAGTGATTTAAATCACCGTGTTGATCCTCTTCTGAACAACTACCAAATCTACATCTTTAGCattgatgaaaataattattttattctttacatccTCCACCCCACACTACAGTCAGGGCATGAAGTGCATCAGCGATCCTTTTCCAGGCTTGGCAGCGTCTACTCACAGGAGCTGGACTCCCAGGTTGCCTTGTGAGAACAGTGGCAGGAAGGAAGTCTGGTCCTGGCAGCTTCCCCTGTGGAGAAGAATCAGGAGAGCACTAAAtgtggatggatttttttttttttttttttttccgtcaGCTCCTATAAAGCGGGTTTTCTCCTAAGGCTTTTTGGGGGGACATTGTCATCCTCTTGGGGTCTGTCAGGAGGTCAGAGTAGCCCAGTGTCCTCACTTCTCTGAGATCATGGCAGGAAAGGAGCTGCCACAAGCCCCTTTTCCTGCTGAATAATGCTTGGGCTGTTCCATGTGTTAGACATTCCAGATCATTAGAGCTGGGTAGCTGCTGCACGAGACTTTCCTTGGCTGTGGACAGTTAGCTCTCAGCTGAGCTTCCTAGAGTTAGTGCAGCAGGGCCAGAGGTTGCTGTagtataaattgaaaaaaagaataggtaaTTGCTTTGTACACACAACAAAAAATGCAATGATGGTGCTAATTTCCTGGTATAAGTAAGCACTGCCAAGGGTTGAGGGACTGGTGACTTGAGAAACCCAGATTCCTGTTTGGGAAGAAGAGATGTTATGTAGTTTCCTTGAGGCTTTATTAGAGGAGGGGAAGGTAGAGCCTTGGTGAATCTTGCACCTGACCCTGAAATAGTCCAGTGCAGTCCAGAGGTGGAAGAGATGCTGTTTCCAGATGAGGGTGGCCATTGAGTTTCTCAGGGCTGGTGTCACCTTGTCCAGAGCCTCTGTCCACACTGCCTGAACAGGTTGGTAGAGAGCTCCAAGTGTGGGGTCTCCCTCAGCTACCTTCTGCCCCTCTCTACCTCTTCCACTCTCATGGGAGCACCTCTATTGCTTATGAAGATTAAGGGTAATATTTCTTAAGGAAGTGGAAAGagtttattttaattagaaatccACAGCCTGGGGAGAAATGTTTCCTATCAACATAAGCAAAAATAGCACGTTAAACTCATATGGTCCCTTTTCTAGAGCTACTTTCCCATGACTCTCAAAACATCAGGCTGTTGAGGGCTTCAGGTGTAACACCCTGGAAATCGAGCAAAGCTTTTTGGACAGGAGGTGAGCCTAGGGAGTTAGGAGCAGAAATGAGTGGTTCTGGTGCTTTGGACTTCCAGGGTAGGGGCAGAGAACAGGTGGTctctaggtctgaggtgggtgctgcctgtgtgtgcatgtaggTGAGAGTGTTGAAGACGGGCGAGTGCAGCACACAGGAGCTCATGGAAGAGCAGATAAGTCTTGGCAAAAAAACAAGCTGACAATAGAGatctatctttatatttttaagaaaggggCAGAGGGGGTGTCAGCTGAGGTCCATCACTTTTTTGCCCCCCTTCACCCCAATAGATTGTCAGTGATAAGTGGAACTCTTAGTGAAAAAGAGGGGAGCCCTGTGCTAGGAGTCCCCATAAACATGTACTGTAATTCtttgtatatagaaaaaaattactgtaaagTAAAGTTTAACTTTACTCTTATGGCCCTTgccctgtgttttgttttgttgtccgTGGGGAGACATAGCCTAACAGGAGGGAGGATGGGTTTGGGGTGAGAGCAGAAGCCAGCCCCTGAGGTAGTTCCCAGGGACACGGAACTGAGCCCTTCCTGCAAGCACCTCATGGGAGTGGTGTGGGTTTCCTCCCAGTAGCCACAGCTGTCGGAATgtctttctgctgcttttgggagTGGCTGGCATCAGTTTCAGTCCCTACACAGGAAGCCTCCATCACCCACGAAGGAAGGGtattttgaggtttttaaaaaggaagtggaACCAAAGCACTTTCTGAGTGTGAGTCTAGACATCTTGGccaagtttttagttttttagagcAGCTGCTGGGCACTGCAGGACTCGGCCTAGGCCTAAAATGGTAAAGTGAGGCAAAGGGGCTGAGCATCCCATAACAGAAAAGGCTGCCATATGCTTCCTTTTGGTTGAAGGGTTGGTCCTGTCTGCAGTAACGTCTGATTCTTCAGAAATATCTGGACGTCCGAGGCCCAAAAATACACTTTCAGGAAACCCTGGGAATCTGCTTCCCTTCTGACTTAGTCCTGAACTTCTGCCCCAGGGAAGAGTGTGGGAAGACAAGCATTTAGTCCTACAGTTACTTTTCACTCATGATCTTCATAGTCCTGAACTGGGTAGTGgtcacttcattttacagatgagaaacacaGGCCAAGTTTAAGTCCCTTTTCTGAGTAGCTGAGTTGGATCCCAATCTGGATCCATAAAACCTTTCTAAGTCTTGCAGAACCTATGATTTTTCTACTGTTAAGCCACATTATAGGGTGTTGCTAGGAAGCTTAGGATCTGAGCCACAGGCATGACTCGGACTTAGACATGACAGAGGTGCAGTAGAGCCAGCGAGTCTGAGGTAGAAGTGCTTGACCCTTTGATCTCTGGATACTACTTCAGTGCCTTCCTTGCTCTTCTTAGCACCAAGAAGGAAGTGTGAGCTTTGCACTGCCCCAACCCCAGCTTCTCGCCCTATCTTTGACGCCACTAAAGAATAGGAAAGGGCCCTTCTGCTTCTCCATTATCTCAGCTGCAACCCTGGGGTGAAGTCACTTGGTTTCCAAAGAGCTAAGAGGAGCCTTGATATAGGAAGCGAGGGCAGCCAGGTGGCCCCAGAAAGTACTAGGTATCTTGACACCCAATCCACACAGCAGGGAAAGGGGTTGAGTGTGATTCACAGTGCattgattttatttacaaatcagaAGCCACTTAAATAATCTGTAGACACAAGTGCTGTCCAGGGCAGAAGCCTGGGGTCCAAATCAGCCCTTACCCTCCTTGTGCCCATCAGTCAGCCCAAATGCTGCCTCCGTTCCATGGGCCAGCACAGGCAGGTGCCACCTCTGCTGCCACGGGGACCCGGGGTAGCTCAGACGTGTGATCACCCAAGCCCAGACAAAAGCTAGGTCCAGCCTCTCTGGGGGAATTCCTTTAATTCCCCCAGGCCAGGTGAGTGGTGACTCAGTGATGACAACAGCTGTAGAAGTAGGGGTTTGCCTTCTGGCCCAGGTCCACGCCCTTGTCCTCTGTCAGAGAGAGAGGTGGCAGCTCAGCATCATTCTATTGAGGGATCAGGTAACATGAAGGGGGCCAGATGCTGTGGGCCTAGAGGAAGTCTCCACAGGAGCTAGGGAAGGACACACCTGTCATCACCTGGAAGGCGGCCACACTGACGTAATCCTCTGCTACTTTCTGGAAGAGCTCATCTGGCAGGAAAAAGGGTGATAGGTGAGGATCAAATGCCAGTGGCCCTGGGATCACCCAGTAACCAGCCCTCTAGgcttttctctgtctcccttgTTGCCCTTGTGTGTTCTGCCGTGAGGCCCAGGACAGCACTCACCCACACTCTGGCCTGTCTTGCTGGAAGTTTCAAAGAGCTGAGCTTTGATATCTGTAAAGAGAAGTGTCTAAAGCCTCATACCTGAGAATTAGGTGGACACAGACAAAAGGGAAGGCTACCAGTACAGGGAATCTTCTGAACCCCACAGATTCAGGGAGGCCAGAGAAAGTCTTCCCATGGGGGATCTTGCCATGGTAGCCAAGGCAGTCCCTATTTTCTGTGACCCACCCAAGTAGccacttccctcccccagccccagggagctaAGGAGCAGCTACTGTCGGCATAGTCCTGGACGTCGTGGAAGTCCACACGTCGGCGCCGCCTGTCCTCCTCCAGCAGGTCACTCTTGGTGCCACACAAGTAGATCTTACAGCCCTGGAGCAGAAGACAAGGTGAGGGTCACCCCCCTCGGGCCACCAGATCCCCAGCCCCTGTCTCGTCTTTTGGTGAGGTCAGGCCACCTACCTCCTCTAGGTTGCGCAGTTCCTTCACCCAGAACTTTGCCCGTTCAAAGCTGCTGCTGTCTGTCAGGTCTTGGTGTGGGACACGCAGGAAACACAACCAAGGGTCAGAAGCTGTTCTGTAAGGCCAGCCTGGCACCCTCCCCTTCTTGTTTGAGAAACAGGCCAAAACCATCCTTACCATAGCAGACGATGGCAGCCTTGGCGCCCCGATAGTAGATTCGGCTCATGGCCTCATAGCGCTCAGAGCCTGCTGTGTCCTGAAGGGCAGGGGGAGGCTCAGCCCTGGCCTGAGTTGCTGAGCTACTCCCCAAAACTGCAAACTAATACCACGTTCTCCAGACCCCGTTTTTAAATTGTGGTCTAGAGAATAGAAATGGCCTCTATGAGGCTACAAGTCAGCCAGTAATAGGCAGGACCTACGCCTCCTCAGGAATGGGTTTTCCCAGGACTTGCCCAGAGAACTTACCCAAATACCCAAAGTCACCGTCCGGTCTCCGACGGACATCACCTTGGCCACGAAGGCGGCCCCAATGGTCTGCAACCAAGGGGAAGCAGTCAGGGCCTCGGATGCGGGTTAGCCCCCTCCCACCCGTGCTGGGCCGCGCCGGGCGCACTCACGTTCTGATAGGGCCCCACCAGGAAGCGATCGTGCACGTATCGCTCCACCAGGCTCGTTTTGCCCACGTACTCCTTGCCCAGCATCACCACCTTGACGTCCACACGCTGCCCGCTCATGCTCCCGGGGCTGCCTCACCCGCGTCAGGGTCCTGAGCGGGGGCGGGAGGCAAACCGGATCTCCACTCCGGCAGGCAGCGCCCAAGCCTCAGTCCCCGACCCCAGGAGCTAACCTAAGGCTCCAGACGCCGCGACGAGCTTGAGCTACAGCAACGCCTCCGTCCGCCCCCGCTCTTCGGCCCCGGGTGCTGATCCTCCTTCTGAGAGCCCAGGACCCGGGGCGGCCTGGGAGCGTGCGGGGAAGCGCACTCAACGCCGGCGTCCGGCTCGCTCGCTCGTTCCGCTACTCGCTCGCCCGCCCGGCTTAGGGGCCGCTCCGGCACGGTTTCTCCACAGAGCCTGGGAGGGGTCCCTCCAACCTGGCTCCGGCCCGGAGCACCGCGACTCCCGCGGTGGGGAGGAGGTAGAGGCCGGGGAGGCGGGGCCGCCCGGTCATGTGGGCAGGCGCCGGAAGAGGTGGGCAGTGCGCGGCTGCGCCGGAAGTGGCGCGCGGCCAGGCAAATCCTCATGGCGGCGGTGGCGGCTGTTAGGGTGCGGCGCTGGAGTGACTGAGCTGCTAGCCTGGCGGCCGAGCGTCGAGCTCCAGCCCGGCCTCCGCGTGCCCCCCGGACTCCGCACCCCTGATGTTGCGCGAGCGCTGAACCCGCCCGGCCGGGACAATGGTGAAGTATTTCCTGGGCCAGAGCGTGCTCCGGAGTTCCTGGGACCAAGTGTTCGCTGCCTTCTGGCAGCGGTACCCGAATCCCTATAGGTACGTGGCCCTGGAAAGAGCAACCCTCCCACCTCGCTGTTTGGAGATCGGAGTGTGGGGGCCGGGAAAGACTCGACTTCGAGTGGGGGGAATCGCCGGAGCCGTGGCCACGTTTAGGACGAGAGGACCTATCGGGGAAGCGGCCAGGCTAGTACTGGAAGGAGGCTGGGTCTGGGCAATAGTTTACTTGAGGCCCTAGTAAAAGGTTCTCTCATCTCAGGGTGGTGAGACAGGAAGAGGCGGCGGcacaggagctggggagggatCTTGGGGTTGGAAATCCGGGCGCTTGTCTACTTCTCTGCCGTGACGCTCTCCAGTGGTGCAATAAATCATGAGGTCCAGCCCTGCTGGAAGGCCTAGGAATCCAGGTCAGCGAGGAGGCGGGAGTTGGAATTTGCCCTGGGTTAGGCTCAAGGGACTCTAGTTCAGGTCTGAGCCACAACACAGATCACTCTGCAAGTTTGGGGAAAGGCATGGCCATTCTGGGCCTGGAGGCTCCAGATGGGAACCCCAACAGGCAGTCTCTTAGGGCCCGGCTCCTGAGGGTCACCTTCACCCTGACACCTGCAGCAAACATGTCTTGACGGAAGACATAGTGCACCGGGAGGTGACCCCTGACCAGAAGCTCCTGTCCCGGCGACTCCTGACCAAGACGAACAGGATGCCCCGCTGGGCTGAGCGACTATTTCCTGCCAATGTTGCTCACTCAGTGTACATCCTGGAGGATTCTATTGTGGACCCACAGAACCAGACCATGACCACCTTCACCTGGAACATCAACCATGCCCGGCTGATGGTGAGACCCCTCCCTCTTGGTTCCCCCAAAACTAGAGAGCTCCAGGTACATGTGGCTAGGGAGCCATGAGGGAGCTTCTATGATCCAAGCAGATCTGAGGAGTGTTGGCTCTAGAGTACAAACTCAGATGATCTCTTCAGCTGGTCATCTTCTCTGGACCTGTGTTTTGACTCATTCATACAGTGGTGGAGGGGTTACCTGTTTTACAGAGTCGTTGTAAGTACTAAATGCAGAGCACTCACACTGTGCCTGGCACGTGTGTAGGTTGGGCCACAGACATGATGCTGAGGGACGGAGGgaggcagtggttttcaaacaggAATCTGTCAAGCCATAAAAGGTACCTTGGATGTACCTTAGAGGGGGAGGACCTGGGCCCTTTGCCCCAGTTTGATTAGAGTCTTTTATCTGTCTTATGTAATGGATTTCTGCCTGAGATTTCAGGGGAAAAGGGTTCCACATacccttgctttaaaaaaaaaaaaaaaaaaaaggcttgaaaACCCATGGTTTGGTTTAAGGAACATCCTACAGTATCTTCCCACCTGTGAGTACCCTAAAAGCTTCCAGAgaactgttattttctttctcagttaatcttcacaataacacAGGGAGGTGGGTATTACTCTCTATTGTGCAAAGAGGAAAGTGAAGTTCAGAGCGGGGAAGTCAGAGTGAGTAGGCAGCTTAATGCTCTGTCCCAGAGTTATCAGAGGGCCTCACAGCTGACTGCCCTGA from Balaenoptera musculus isolate JJ_BM4_2016_0621 chromosome 3, mBalMus1.pri.v3, whole genome shotgun sequence encodes the following:
- the RAB24 gene encoding ras-related protein Rab-24 isoform X2, which codes for MSGQRVDVKVVMLGKEYVGKTSLVERYVHDRFLVGPYQNTIGAAFVAKVMSVGDRTVTLGIWDTAGSERYEAMSRIYYRGAKAAIVCYDLTDSSSFERAKFWVKELRNLEEGCKIYLCGTKSDLLEEDRRRRRVDFHDVQDYADNIKAQLFETSSKTGQSVDELFQKVAEDYVSVAAFQVMTEDKGVDLGQKANPYFYSCCHH
- the RAB24 gene encoding ras-related protein Rab-24 isoform X1 — its product is MSGQRVDVKVVMLGKEYVGKTSLVERYVHDRFLVGPYQNTIGAAFVAKVMSVGDRTVTLGIWDTAGSERYEAMSRIYYRGAKAAIVCYDLTDSSSFERAKFWVKELRNLEEGCKIYLCGTKSDLLEEDRRRRRVDFHDVQDYADNIKAQLFETSSKTGQSVDELFQKVAEDYVSVAAFQVMTGEAARTRLPSCHCSHKATWESSSCE